The Leptospira neocaledonica genomic interval CTTTATGGCAAATCGGACCCGAGACAGGATCGTAAGATGGGGCATTGGAACTATGTGGGAGAGAGAGCCGACAAGGCGTTTTTATGAGAAAGCGATTAGCGCAGACATAAAAGCCTGAGCTAATCATTAATTTTAATCCTTATTTCGGATCGTATTTTTCTCCCAACCAGTAAGATCCTTCTAAAGAAATATGATTGCTATCCCTATAAAGAAGTTTTCCATCCCTAAAAGCATAACAATATTGATCATCACAAAAATTTTTCCAAGTCTCCCATAATTTAACTTTAGGGAATTCGCTTAGAATAGAATTTACTAATTCATGATATTCTAAATTTCTTTCGTCGAAATTTTTCCTAGGTATTTTGCAAACCTTATCGGGATCCTCAGATTCAAGTCTAAATGGTCGCAAAGAAACACAACGTTTCGGATCGAATCCTATTTCAGGAACATCCGCCACAAAAACGATTTCTTTTCCGGCAGCAGTTAACCTTCTTAAAGTATCCCGCATTGCCTCTCTGAAAGCCTGTTTAGGATCGGTTATATCTGGTCTAAAGCGGTATTTTGCCGCCCCCACCGCATTTATTTCTAAATCTCCATAACCGTGTCCGGTTAAATATCTAGGGCCTCTGCTATTTAATAGTATCTTGGTAATCTTTGGATTTTTTTCCAACATCTCCAAGGTATTACTCTCTCTCTCGCAAGGCCGTTTAGGATCTGCCTCTATTCCGAAAAAAGGAGGGCAACCACCTAATCCCATATGCAATAAATTCAAACGATCGTTGGAAAATTTCCGGATCAATCCATATGCCAATGCGTTCGCGTGACTGTCTCCGATCAGAACTGCATCCGGTTGTTTATTCGGATCTCCTACAAGACAATATACTAAGTTTGATCCGTATTCAGATTTAAATCTATCGATACATTTAGGATCGGAGATCATCCAACCTTCGAAAATTTTCGCGTTCTCACGATATTGAGCAACACGATAAGACCATCCGTCCTTTTTATAAATGGTCTGACCAAATAAAGCCGCGAAAATTAGCAACCCTGCAAGAGAACCCAGAACCCAAGTATTTTCCCGAAAGCGTAAATTCTTTTCCACATAATGCCAAGTTAGAGTAGAAAGTACAAAGGAAAGTACAACTGCAATCAGTCTCCATTTAAGTGCAGGAGTTCCAGATTCCAAAATAGCCGTAAAGGATAACAAAGGCCAATGCCACAAATATAAAGGAAAACTAATCAACCCCACAAAAACCATCGGCTTAATCGCTAAAACTTTCTTATTAATGATGGCTTCAGGACCAGATGAAATAATTAAAACCGCTCCCAAAACCGGAGCCAGCGCGGCAAATCCCGGAAAAGGAGTCGATTTACCGTAAAATAAAACCGGAGCTATGATCAGAACAAATCCTAAGATTGAACGGATATCGCATATTTTAGGGTCATTCCATAAGGGAAAAGAAAATGGTTTATTGAAAAATTCGATTTTCTGAATAAAAGAAGGAAGTAAATCCTTAATCGTTTCTGGCTTATACAATTGAGTCCAAGCCAAGGTAGCTCCAAACAGAAGTTCCCAAACCCTAGTATAAGGTAAATAGAAAGTATATATAGGATTTCTTTTATATTCGGCCAAATTCCATATTAGTGAAACTACAGCGCAGACAATAGTCATGAAAAACAAATTAAATCTACACCGCCAGGCAAGATACAATGCTAAAGGCCAAACTATATAGAACTGTTCCTCGATTCCCAAAGACCATAAATGTAATAACGGTTTTAACTCTGCGGCGCCATTGAAGTAATCGGATAAATCATCCAAAAGAGCTATATTCGAAAAAAAGAAACTTCCAGCGAAAGTATGTCTTCCTAATTGTTTATATTCTTCACCTAATAATACGAAATATCCCAATGTTAGGCAGAAAGTTAAAACCACCAATAAAGAGGGAAAAATTCTTCGTATTCTGCGAGCGTAAAAATCTAAAAAATGAAATGTACCCTTCTGGAGATTTTTAAAAAGAATGCTTGAGATCAAGTATCCGGATATTACAAAGAAAACATCTACGCCAACAAATCCGCCTCGTATCACAGTTGGAAAGGCGTGAAATAGAACTACGGAAAGAACAGCGATCGCTCTTAAACCGTCGATATCCGGACGATAAGTCACTGCATCGTTATGTTTCATGATTTTATTTTAGGCTCTTATAAGCGAGTTTTGGAAGAAATTAAGGCATTCTTACTTTTGTGAGACAAGGCGCAATCATTTAATAATGATCTAATCTCGAGAACAGAATGTTTCAGTCTTCTTTTCCAAAGTTCGAATATATGTATTTTGAAAAGGCCTTATATCCCATATCTAGAGCAATCTTCCCCTTTGTTCGAAAGGTCCCGAGAATCCTATTCAATATTGGCCCGTAATTAAAGAATAAGAATAGTATGGCAAGATTTTCAATGAAGACAATATTCATTATTAAAAAAATGCCTATATGGAATCCCATAAGAGAAAGAATCAGTAAACGTTTTGGCCATTTTTTTAGAAATGGAAATAGTATAGCCAAAAGTTCCAAGATC includes:
- a CDS encoding acyltransferase family protein gives rise to the protein MKHNDAVTYRPDIDGLRAIAVLSVVLFHAFPTVIRGGFVGVDVFFVISGYLISSILFKNLQKGTFHFLDFYARRIRRIFPSLLVVLTFCLTLGYFVLLGEEYKQLGRHTFAGSFFFSNIALLDDLSDYFNGAAELKPLLHLWSLGIEEQFYIVWPLALYLAWRCRFNLFFMTIVCAVVSLIWNLAEYKRNPIYTFYLPYTRVWELLFGATLAWTQLYKPETIKDLLPSFIQKIEFFNKPFSFPLWNDPKICDIRSILGFVLIIAPVLFYGKSTPFPGFAALAPVLGAVLIISSGPEAIINKKVLAIKPMVFVGLISFPLYLWHWPLLSFTAILESGTPALKWRLIAVVLSFVLSTLTWHYVEKNLRFRENTWVLGSLAGLLIFAALFGQTIYKKDGWSYRVAQYRENAKIFEGWMISDPKCIDRFKSEYGSNLVYCLVGDPNKQPDAVLIGDSHANALAYGLIRKFSNDRLNLLHMGLGGCPPFFGIEADPKRPCERESNTLEMLEKNPKITKILLNSRGPRYLTGHGYGDLEINAVGAAKYRFRPDITDPKQAFREAMRDTLRRLTAAGKEIVFVADVPEIGFDPKRCVSLRPFRLESEDPDKVCKIPRKNFDERNLEYHELVNSILSEFPKVKLWETWKNFCDDQYCYAFRDGKLLYRDSNHISLEGSYWLGEKYDPK